Proteins from a single region of Deltaproteobacteria bacterium:
- a CDS encoding metallophosphoesterase family protein, which produces MKCYVIGDVHGCLDELSSLVASLPLEGDDTLVFLGDYIDRGPDSKGVVDYLTDLSRHGDQKTVFLRGNHEDMMLSYMDLSGRHGDAFLLNGGLATLASYGLAAPTGSPTAADGQRLLAALPTEHAEFFLRLEPWYFVDDFLCVHAGINPRRAWEEQVGEELIWIRHEFIMNPHPLPHTVLFGHTPMQEVLFDLPYKIGLDTGLVYGNALSCLELTGRTLYQIRHGSRAVRVSDVARHWKR; this is translated from the coding sequence ATGAAGTGTTACGTGATCGGTGATGTGCATGGATGCCTGGACGAGTTGTCGTCCCTCGTCGCAAGCCTTCCCCTCGAAGGCGACGACACCCTCGTCTTCCTGGGCGACTACATCGACCGCGGCCCCGACTCGAAGGGGGTCGTCGACTATCTCACCGATCTCAGCCGGCACGGCGACCAGAAGACCGTGTTCCTGCGTGGCAACCATGAAGACATGATGCTGTCGTACATGGACTTGTCGGGCCGCCACGGTGACGCCTTCCTCCTGAACGGCGGACTGGCCACCCTCGCCAGCTATGGCCTGGCGGCCCCGACCGGCTCCCCTACCGCGGCGGACGGCCAGCGTCTTCTGGCGGCGCTGCCAACGGAACACGCCGAGTTCTTCTTGCGGCTCGAGCCGTGGTACTTCGTCGATGACTTCCTGTGCGTGCACGCGGGCATCAATCCGCGGCGTGCGTGGGAGGAGCAGGTGGGCGAGGAGCTCATCTGGATACGGCACGAGTTCATCATGAACCCGCATCCGTTACCGCACACCGTCCTGTTCGGCCATACGCCGATGCAGGAGGTCCTCTTCGACCTGCCTTACAAGATCGGCCTCGACACCGGCCTGGTCTACGGCAACGCCCTGAGCTGTCTCGAGTTAACCGGCAGGACACTCTATCAGATCCGCCACGGCAGCCGGGCGGTAAGGGTGAGCGACGTGGCCCGCCACTGGAAGCGTTAA
- a CDS encoding polyprenyl synthetase family protein, whose product MDPYGFVADQLELVEQRLAECTRSKEPELTRIASHLIGGGGKRIRPVITLLAFKAFHGQRVNDVVDIATAMELIHAATLLHDDIIDGAEFRRGKESAYKRYGLTRTLVTGDFLFIKAFEFAGKFDDQVVQWTADACTSLTEGEILQGSFNRNRTVTARDYIEIVERKTASLFQTGAKLGAYIAGAPCQQVEVAANFGLNLGIAFQMMDDVLDVVGRRDLLGKSTGMDLRDGNPSLPIVLSLLDGHRAVTQVFQSREPTENDIQRALDAMGNGTVIERARDFARKYALKACREVDTLPDPVARDALKGLARLLTDRNH is encoded by the coding sequence GTGGATCCTTACGGCTTTGTCGCCGACCAGTTGGAGCTGGTGGAGCAGAGGCTGGCGGAGTGCACCCGTTCGAAGGAGCCCGAGCTCACCCGAATAGCCTCCCACCTGATCGGAGGCGGCGGCAAACGTATTCGGCCGGTCATCACCCTGCTCGCCTTCAAGGCCTTCCACGGCCAGCGGGTGAACGATGTCGTGGACATCGCCACGGCCATGGAGCTGATCCATGCCGCGACCCTGCTGCACGACGACATCATCGACGGCGCCGAGTTCAGGCGCGGCAAGGAGTCGGCCTACAAGCGTTACGGTCTCACCCGCACGCTCGTGACCGGGGACTTCCTTTTCATCAAGGCCTTCGAGTTCGCCGGCAAGTTCGACGACCAGGTGGTGCAGTGGACCGCCGACGCGTGCACCAGCCTGACCGAGGGCGAGATCCTGCAAGGTTCCTTCAACCGCAACCGCACGGTCACCGCGCGCGACTATATCGAGATCGTCGAGCGCAAGACCGCCTCGCTTTTTCAGACAGGCGCCAAGCTCGGCGCCTACATCGCGGGAGCGCCGTGCCAGCAGGTGGAGGTGGCGGCGAACTTCGGGCTCAACCTGGGCATCGCCTTCCAGATGATGGACGACGTGCTCGACGTCGTGGGCCGGCGCGACCTGCTGGGCAAATCCACGGGCATGGACCTGCGCGACGGCAACCCGTCACTGCCCATCGTGCTTTCCCTTCTCGACGGACACAGGGCCGTCACCCAGGTCTTCCAGTCGCGGGAGCCCACCGAAAACGACATCCAGCGCGCCCTCGACGCCATGGGCAACGGCACCGTCATCGAGCGTGCGCGGGACTTCGCCCGCAAGTACGCCCTCAAGGCGTGCCGCGAGGTGGACACGCTGCCGGACCCGGTCGCGCGGGACGCCCTCAAGGGGTTGGCGCGCCTGCTCACGGACCGCAATCATTAA
- a CDS encoding homoserine kinase produces MLSTDAKPSERHILADVFSQPNARELADIAEEFSLGEPFSAAGLHRESAEAFFILETKRGKFLVSIEGFKSENEVKHDIELLLFLRRHGFQCLQPLKSRGGQHYLQADGRFISASRNIDGAEVPVADLTRGQIAAAGRVLADLHLIGRGYKKGVENRFSFPRVASLYQEVRKILPPHLKTIVRVLDDEVNYLESYLDNNLPKGIIHGNLSWESMKFKGSRLVGIMDFDKACRGKFICDLATTVNAVCYHEGRYRLDRFEELIMGYEGLRPLSLPEWDSFPNELRFSALRTAVTSLHDFYLRDNGERQRIQKTFRDFFERLLILRREKDGGMEDLLLSMATGYDYRKYQKSKPSR; encoded by the coding sequence ATGTTATCCACGGATGCGAAACCATCGGAACGACATATCCTAGCTGACGTATTCTCCCAGCCCAACGCCCGGGAACTGGCGGATATCGCCGAGGAATTCTCCCTCGGTGAACCCTTCTCCGCCGCGGGACTCCATCGCGAATCCGCCGAGGCGTTCTTCATTCTCGAAACCAAGCGAGGCAAGTTCCTCGTCTCCATCGAGGGATTCAAGAGCGAGAACGAGGTCAAGCATGACATCGAACTCCTCCTGTTCCTGCGGCGCCACGGCTTCCAGTGCCTGCAGCCCCTGAAGAGCCGGGGCGGGCAGCACTACCTTCAGGCCGACGGCCGGTTCATTTCGGCCAGCCGCAACATCGATGGCGCCGAGGTGCCCGTGGCGGACCTGACACGGGGACAGATTGCCGCCGCCGGGCGCGTGCTTGCCGACCTTCATCTGATCGGCCGAGGATACAAGAAGGGCGTGGAAAACCGCTTCTCCTTCCCGAGGGTGGCGTCGTTGTACCAGGAGGTACGAAAGATCCTCCCTCCGCACCTCAAGACCATCGTTCGGGTGCTGGATGACGAAGTCAACTACCTTGAGTCCTACCTCGACAATAATCTCCCGAAGGGTATCATTCACGGCAATCTGTCCTGGGAGAGCATGAAGTTCAAGGGATCGCGCCTGGTCGGGATCATGGACTTCGACAAGGCCTGCCGCGGGAAATTCATCTGTGACCTTGCCACGACCGTCAATGCCGTGTGCTACCACGAAGGACGTTACCGGCTGGACCGCTTCGAGGAACTGATCATGGGCTACGAAGGGCTGCGTCCCCTGTCGCTGCCCGAGTGGGACTCCTTCCCCAACGAGCTGCGCTTCTCGGCCCTCCGGACTGCCGTCACCAGCCTGCACGACTTCTACCTGCGCGACAACGGGGAGCGCCAGCGCATTCAGAAGACCTTTCGCGATTTCTTCGAGCGGTTGCTGATTCTCAGGCGGGAGAAGGACGGGGGCATGGAGGACCTGCTGCTGTCCATGGCAACCGGTTACGACTACCGGAAGTACCAGAAGTCCAAGCCTTCTCGCTAA
- a CDS encoding ubiquinone/menaquinone biosynthesis methyltransferase translates to MPARHRLASRDTQVRNIFDRIAGRYDLLNRIISFRLDSLWRRKLIRALGLSGRPAWVLDMGTGTGALALDACRVLAPGARVVGVDFSRAMLQRAREQAVRTGAASRADYVLAHALAAPVRSEAFDAVMSAFVLRNVGDLQSFFRESYRVLKPGGQVASLDMFPPPHGLFSHLYWLYFGRLMPRIGGGGSGDPSAYRYLSDSVRSFVSPETVAETLAGVGFVETGIRRYLRGAVCLHVATKPGPSPREEATEP, encoded by the coding sequence ATGCCCGCGCGCCATCGGCTTGCCTCCCGCGATACCCAGGTCCGAAACATCTTCGATCGCATCGCCGGACGCTACGACCTGCTCAACCGGATCATCAGCTTCCGGCTCGATTCGTTGTGGCGCCGCAAGCTCATCCGTGCCCTGGGCCTGAGCGGCCGCCCGGCATGGGTGCTGGACATGGGCACGGGCACGGGAGCGCTGGCCCTGGACGCCTGCCGGGTGCTTGCGCCCGGCGCGCGCGTGGTCGGCGTCGATTTCTCGCGGGCCATGCTCCAGCGCGCCCGTGAACAGGCCGTGCGGACGGGTGCGGCATCCCGGGCCGATTACGTTCTGGCGCACGCGCTGGCCGCGCCGGTGCGAAGCGAGGCGTTCGACGCGGTCATGAGCGCCTTCGTGCTGCGCAACGTGGGCGACCTGCAGTCGTTTTTCCGCGAGTCGTACCGCGTCCTCAAACCTGGTGGACAGGTGGCGTCGCTGGACATGTTCCCACCGCCTCACGGGCTCTTCTCGCACCTTTACTGGCTCTATTTCGGCAGGCTCATGCCGCGCATCGGCGGGGGGGGGAGCGGCGATCCCTCGGCCTACCGTTACCTGTCGGACTCGGTGCGGTCGTTCGTATCGCCGGAGACGGTGGCGGAAACGCTCGCCGGGGTGGGTTTCGTGGAGACGGGCATCCGCCGGTACCTGCGGGGCGCGGTCTGTCTTCACGTCGCCACCAAGCCCGGGCCAAGCCCGAGGGAGGAAGCAACGGAGCCATGA
- a CDS encoding ornithine cyclodeaminase family protein, producing the protein MLILNNDEIEGLLTMDTCLEVLNKAYQQLADGHAVNRPRTDLYLPFPETSGVYAFKSMEAGLFDPKVVALRINSDVIRWEDRGDRVVKDKIPKAPGGKWVGLVLLFSAETGEPLAIFPDGVIQAFRVAASSAVAARYMAQENVTCLGMLGSGWQARAHVEAFCKVRSFEKVLVFSPTQANREAFSEEMAAKVGVPVEPCADAAMVAEQSQVLVAATNAITRVIPPEWVRPGLHFTCVKPSELGDDTVARADRVVLHTRKAAPENYIAGMGDERVVAHDPLEFLNAADKDAVERPKEPPWVDAPELKDVVSGKVAGRTSPEESTCFINTIGLGLQFAAVGGAVYAEARAKGVGREIPTEWFLESVHP; encoded by the coding sequence ATGCTGATTCTGAACAACGATGAGATCGAAGGCCTGCTAACCATGGACACCTGCCTGGAGGTGCTGAACAAGGCCTACCAGCAACTCGCCGACGGCCACGCGGTCAACCGCCCGCGCACCGATCTCTATCTGCCCTTTCCCGAGACCTCGGGGGTGTACGCCTTCAAGTCCATGGAGGCGGGGCTGTTCGATCCCAAGGTGGTGGCCCTGCGGATCAATTCGGACGTGATCCGCTGGGAGGACCGCGGCGACCGCGTCGTCAAGGACAAGATCCCCAAGGCGCCGGGCGGCAAGTGGGTAGGGCTCGTGCTGCTGTTCTCCGCCGAGACCGGGGAGCCCTTGGCCATCTTCCCGGACGGAGTGATCCAGGCCTTCCGCGTGGCGGCTTCCAGCGCGGTGGCGGCCCGGTACATGGCGCAAGAGAACGTGACCTGCCTGGGGATGCTCGGGTCCGGCTGGCAGGCCCGCGCCCACGTGGAAGCCTTCTGCAAGGTGCGCTCGTTCGAAAAGGTGCTGGTGTTCAGCCCGACCCAGGCGAACCGCGAGGCGTTTTCCGAGGAGATGGCGGCGAAGGTCGGCGTGCCGGTGGAACCGTGCGCGGACGCCGCGATGGTGGCGGAGCAGTCGCAGGTGCTGGTGGCGGCCACCAACGCCATCACGCGGGTCATTCCGCCGGAATGGGTGCGGCCCGGTCTTCACTTTACCTGCGTGAAGCCGTCGGAGCTGGGCGACGACACCGTGGCGCGCGCGGACCGCGTGGTGCTGCACACGCGCAAGGCCGCGCCGGAGAACTACATCGCGGGGATGGGCGACGAGCGCGTCGTGGCCCACGACCCGCTGGAATTCCTCAACGCGGCGGACAAGGATGCCGTGGAGCGGCCCAAGGAGCCGCCCTGGGTGGACGCACCGGAACTCAAGGACGTGGTGTCCGGGAAAGTGGCCGGGCGCACGAGCCCGGAGGAGTCCACCTGTTTCATCAACACCATCGGTCTGGGGCTGCAGTTCGCGGCCGTGGGCGGCGCGGTCTACGCGGAGGCCAGGGCCAAGGGGGTGGGGCGGGAGATTCCGACGGAGTGGTTTTTGGAGTCGGTGCACCCGTAA
- a CDS encoding ornithine cyclodeaminase family protein, with product MTLILNNDDVKQVLTMDVTMAALEKAYVELVDKEAVCRPRIDLQVPTSDPEKLYQWGTMEGGSTSGYFAIRMKSDIIYEQEYNGAITQEKYCVRPGRFCGLILLTSIENGEPLALLNDGHLQHMRVGADSGIGAKYMAREGAAVVGMVGSGGMARSHLEAFMKARRIERVQVYSPTKANREAYAREMTEQFDVEAVPLSDPDAVYKGADILAGCTDSAVDIIKGALVEPGTHITSIGGRPDAETFERIELSLRLGTAPAPWGLDEFALPDEYITYAARPEHDAGFKMKGKRRRAHGVQGGDKNVMLAELLAGRHPGRTSADQVTYSERGNVQGAQFYSVAGKVYELARERGLGKEIPTEWLLQDIRD from the coding sequence ATGACCCTGATCCTGAACAACGACGACGTGAAACAGGTGCTCACCATGGACGTCACCATGGCGGCCCTCGAGAAGGCCTACGTGGAGCTGGTGGACAAGGAGGCCGTCTGCCGTCCGCGCATCGACCTGCAGGTGCCCACCTCGGACCCCGAGAAGCTGTACCAGTGGGGCACCATGGAAGGCGGCTCCACGTCCGGCTACTTCGCCATCCGCATGAAGTCGGACATCATCTACGAGCAGGAATACAATGGCGCCATCACGCAGGAGAAGTACTGTGTGCGGCCGGGCCGCTTCTGCGGCCTGATCCTGCTCACCAGCATCGAGAACGGCGAGCCCCTGGCGCTGCTGAACGACGGCCACCTGCAACACATGCGCGTGGGCGCCGACTCCGGCATCGGCGCGAAGTACATGGCGCGCGAGGGCGCCGCGGTGGTGGGCATGGTGGGCTCGGGCGGCATGGCGCGTTCGCACCTGGAAGCGTTCATGAAGGCCCGGCGCATCGAGCGGGTGCAGGTCTACAGTCCCACCAAGGCGAACCGGGAGGCCTATGCCCGGGAAATGACCGAGCAGTTCGACGTCGAGGCCGTGCCCTTGAGCGACCCGGACGCGGTCTACAAGGGGGCCGACATCCTGGCGGGATGCACCGATTCGGCCGTGGACATCATCAAGGGGGCGCTGGTGGAACCGGGCACTCACATCACTTCCATCGGCGGGCGGCCGGATGCCGAGACCTTCGAGCGCATCGAGCTCTCGTTGAGGCTGGGTACCGCGCCGGCGCCCTGGGGCCTGGATGAGTTCGCGCTGCCGGACGAGTACATTACCTACGCGGCGCGCCCCGAACACGACGCCGGATTCAAGATGAAAGGCAAGCGCCGCCGCGCTCATGGGGTGCAGGGGGGCGACAAGAACGTGATGCTCGCGGAGTTGCTGGCGGGGCGCCACCCGGGCCGGACTTCAGCCGACCAGGTCACCTATTCGGAACGGGGCAACGTCCAGGGAGCACAATTCTATTCGGTGGCCGGCAAGGTCTACGAACTGGCCAGGGAGCGCGGCCTGGGGAAGGAGATTCCCACGGAGTGGCTGCTGCAGGATATTCGCGATTGA